From Arthrobacter sp. FW306-2-2C-D06B, a single genomic window includes:
- a CDS encoding nucleobase:cation symporter-2 family protein, whose amino-acid sequence MNTKNKTRPAASGPARPEDQRLSIGSTFAYGFQHVLTMYGGIIAPPLIIGAAAGMSSQDIGLLIAACLFVGGLATILQTVGIPFFGSQLPLVQGVSFAGVSTMVAIVHGGGGIQAVFGSVIVASLIGLAITPLFSKIIKFFPPVVTGTVITTIGLTLMPVAANWAMGGNAAAPNYGSVANIGLAAATMGIVLLLSKVGNAAISRLSILLAMVIGTVIALATGMADFSKVGQGPIVAFPTPFAFGAPTFEIASIVSMLIVILVTLTETSADIIAVGEIVGTKVDSKRIGNGLRADMLSSAVSPLFNSFTQSAFAQNVGLVAITGIKSRFVVSAGGLILVVLGVLPVLGRVVAAVPTPVLGGAGVVLFGTVAASGIRTLSKVEYRNNMNLIIVAASIGFGMIPIAAPKFYDQFPSWFSTIFHSGISSAAIMAILLNVLFNHFKAGNSDNQSVFVAGTGRVVSEADIACLAHGDRFENGKLIDAEGKEVPLTSDTSAEH is encoded by the coding sequence ATGAACACGAAGAATAAAACCCGCCCCGCAGCGTCCGGTCCAGCCCGCCCCGAGGACCAGCGCCTCTCGATCGGGAGCACGTTCGCCTACGGCTTCCAGCACGTCCTGACCATGTACGGCGGCATCATCGCCCCGCCCCTCATCATCGGAGCCGCCGCGGGCATGTCCTCGCAGGACATCGGGCTCCTGATCGCGGCCTGCCTGTTTGTCGGCGGCCTCGCCACCATTCTGCAGACTGTCGGCATCCCGTTCTTCGGATCGCAGCTGCCACTGGTCCAGGGCGTGTCCTTCGCCGGCGTTTCCACCATGGTGGCGATCGTCCACGGAGGCGGCGGAATCCAAGCGGTGTTTGGTTCCGTCATTGTGGCGTCATTGATCGGCCTGGCGATCACCCCCCTTTTCTCCAAGATCATCAAGTTTTTCCCGCCTGTGGTCACGGGTACAGTCATCACCACGATCGGGCTGACACTCATGCCGGTCGCGGCGAACTGGGCCATGGGCGGCAACGCCGCCGCCCCCAACTACGGCAGCGTGGCGAACATCGGCCTGGCTGCGGCCACGATGGGCATCGTCCTGCTCCTCAGCAAGGTTGGAAACGCGGCCATCTCGCGTCTTTCCATCCTCCTTGCCATGGTGATCGGGACCGTCATCGCCCTCGCCACGGGAATGGCCGATTTCTCCAAGGTCGGCCAGGGTCCGATCGTAGCTTTCCCCACGCCCTTCGCGTTCGGTGCTCCAACCTTCGAGATCGCGTCCATCGTTTCGATGCTGATCGTCATCCTGGTCACCCTGACCGAGACCTCGGCGGACATCATCGCCGTCGGGGAAATCGTAGGCACCAAGGTCGATTCCAAGCGCATCGGCAACGGCCTGCGCGCGGATATGCTCTCAAGTGCCGTTTCGCCCCTCTTCAACTCCTTCACCCAGAGCGCCTTCGCCCAGAATGTCGGACTCGTGGCCATCACGGGCATCAAGAGCCGCTTCGTGGTCAGCGCCGGCGGGCTCATCCTGGTGGTCCTCGGCGTGCTGCCCGTCCTCGGGCGAGTTGTCGCAGCGGTTCCGACGCCCGTCCTGGGCGGTGCCGGCGTCGTACTCTTCGGAACGGTGGCCGCAAGCGGCATCCGGACGCTCTCGAAGGTGGAGTACCGCAACAATATGAACCTGATCATCGTGGCAGCGTCCATCGGCTTCGGCATGATCCCGATCGCCGCACCGAAGTTCTACGACCAGTTCCCGTCCTGGTTCTCCACGATCTTCCACTCGGGCATCAGCTCGGCCGCCATCATGGCCATCCTGTTGAACGTGCTGTTCAACCACTTCAAGGCCGGCAACTCGGACAACCAGTCGGTGTTCGTCGCAGGTACCGGCCGCGTGGTCAGCGAAGCGGACATTGCGTGCCTTGCGCACGGTGACCGTTTCGAGAACGGCAAACTGATCGACGCCGAAGGCAAGGAAGTGCCGCTCACGTCGGACACTTCGGCCGAGCACTGA
- a CDS encoding MurR/RpiR family transcriptional regulator gives MRIDERIEQHYSELGPQEQKAADTLLDRLGDLAVYNAAELAQLSGVSKATMSRLFRHLGFADFNEVKEHTRGLRSSGVPLAKQEADGGIPLHLATEQQSLNRLFETLDDDRLRKVTQQLAEASKVLLIGFRNSFPVALHLRQQLLHCRPAVNLAPQPGQSVGEELAGLDANDVVVLIGFRRRPDGFHQVLKAATATGASTILIADPSARWLAAEASVWIECPVEGSAAFDSYASAMSLMSILANGVLTARGRPGRDRVREITGVYDSLGEIERR, from the coding sequence ATGAGGATCGATGAGCGAATCGAACAACACTATTCGGAACTTGGGCCGCAGGAGCAAAAGGCCGCAGACACCCTGCTGGACCGCCTGGGCGACCTGGCTGTCTACAATGCGGCCGAGCTCGCTCAGCTAAGCGGCGTCTCCAAGGCCACCATGAGCAGGCTCTTTCGCCACCTCGGATTCGCCGATTTCAACGAGGTGAAGGAACACACGCGGGGCCTGAGGTCCAGCGGAGTACCGCTCGCCAAACAGGAGGCCGACGGCGGAATCCCCCTGCATTTGGCAACGGAACAGCAGAGCCTGAACCGGCTTTTCGAAACGCTCGACGACGATCGCCTCCGCAAGGTGACGCAGCAATTGGCCGAGGCCAGCAAGGTCTTGCTGATCGGCTTCCGCAACAGTTTCCCTGTAGCCCTCCACCTACGGCAGCAGCTCCTGCATTGCCGCCCCGCGGTAAATCTGGCCCCACAGCCGGGCCAAAGCGTGGGTGAGGAACTGGCAGGGCTGGACGCGAACGACGTCGTGGTCCTGATCGGCTTCCGGCGCCGGCCGGACGGCTTCCACCAGGTCCTGAAGGCCGCCACCGCCACCGGCGCGAGCACCATCCTGATCGCGGACCCGAGCGCCCGTTGGCTTGCGGCGGAGGCCTCCGTTTGGATCGAATGCCCGGTGGAAGGCAGCGCCGCCTTTGACAGCTACGCCTCGGCCATGAGCCTCATGAGCATCCTCGCGAACGGCGTGCTGACCGCGCGGGGGCGTCCGGGAAGGGACCGTGTCAGGGAAATAACCGGCGTCTACGACTCTCTGGGAGAGATCGAGCGGCGGTAG
- a CDS encoding NCS1 family nucleobase:cation symporter-1, which yields MAEAQLAPEKTGTEQPGTLLGSPIDEAAAHRDPRLSNEDLAPLKNQRWSSYNLFAFWMSDVHSIGGYVTAGSLFALGLASWQVLVALLVGIVIVQVFCNLVAKPSQKTGVPYPVINRAVFGVKGANIPAIIRGLIAVAWYGVQTFLASEALVIVFLKFFPAMKPLYDVHQYGFLGLSALGWICYGILWVAQAALFWNGMESIRKFIDFAGPAVYVVMLVLAIYLVSKAGISNISLNLSAGQPLDFAASIPVMISAIALVVSYFSGPMLNFGDFARYGKSFKAVKKGNLLGLPVNFLFFSLLTVITASATTPVFGHLITDPVKTVQEIDSVFAVLLGGLTFVIATVGINIVANFISPAFDFSNVSPQKISWRMGGMIAAGGSVILTPWNWYSNDDAIHYTLGVLGALIGPLFGILIAGYYLVGKQKVWVEDMYTMKPDGKYWFRNGYNPNAVKAVAFSGVVSIASVLIPKALLDSGATTVNATWIGNYSWFLGCALGLLTFWYFEKRSPMINLEPNGVEANDGALV from the coding sequence ATGGCCGAAGCACAACTCGCCCCAGAGAAAACCGGCACAGAGCAACCCGGCACCCTGCTGGGCAGCCCGATTGACGAAGCCGCAGCACACCGCGATCCGCGGCTCAGCAATGAAGACTTGGCGCCCCTGAAGAACCAGCGCTGGAGCAGCTACAACCTCTTCGCGTTCTGGATGTCAGACGTCCACAGCATCGGCGGCTATGTGACGGCGGGCAGCCTCTTCGCCCTCGGTTTGGCCAGCTGGCAAGTGTTGGTCGCCCTGCTGGTGGGCATCGTGATCGTCCAGGTTTTCTGCAACCTCGTGGCGAAACCCAGCCAAAAGACCGGTGTACCGTACCCCGTGATCAACCGCGCGGTCTTCGGCGTCAAGGGCGCCAACATCCCGGCTATCATCCGCGGCTTGATCGCCGTCGCCTGGTACGGAGTTCAAACCTTCCTGGCCTCCGAAGCCTTGGTGATCGTGTTCCTGAAGTTCTTCCCCGCCATGAAACCGTTGTACGACGTCCATCAATACGGCTTCCTTGGCCTCTCTGCCCTGGGTTGGATTTGCTACGGAATCCTCTGGGTGGCCCAGGCCGCATTGTTCTGGAACGGAATGGAAAGCATCCGCAAGTTCATCGACTTCGCCGGTCCAGCCGTATACGTGGTCATGTTGGTCCTTGCCATCTACTTGGTTTCCAAGGCCGGCATCAGCAACATCAGCCTGAACCTGTCCGCCGGCCAACCGCTCGACTTCGCTGCGTCCATCCCGGTCATGATCTCCGCGATCGCCTTGGTCGTGTCCTACTTCTCGGGTCCCATGCTCAACTTCGGCGACTTCGCGCGTTATGGCAAGAGCTTCAAGGCCGTCAAGAAGGGCAATCTCCTGGGCCTGCCGGTCAACTTCCTGTTCTTTTCGCTGCTGACCGTCATCACGGCGTCGGCCACCACCCCGGTCTTCGGGCACCTCATCACGGACCCGGTCAAGACCGTTCAGGAAATCGATTCGGTGTTCGCCGTGCTGCTCGGCGGGCTGACCTTTGTCATCGCAACTGTGGGCATCAACATCGTGGCCAACTTCATCTCGCCGGCGTTCGACTTCTCCAACGTCAGCCCCCAGAAGATCAGTTGGCGCATGGGCGGCATGATCGCCGCGGGCGGATCCGTCATCCTGACCCCTTGGAACTGGTACTCGAACGACGACGCCATCCACTACACGCTCGGCGTGTTGGGGGCGTTGATCGGCCCGCTCTTCGGCATCCTGATCGCCGGCTACTACCTGGTGGGCAAGCAGAAGGTCTGGGTTGAGGACATGTACACGATGAAGCCCGACGGCAAGTACTGGTTCCGCAACGGCTACAACCCCAACGCGGTGAAGGCAGTGGCCTTCAGCGGCGTCGTCTCGATCGCTTCGGTCCTGATCCCCAAGGCGCTCCTGGACTCGGGAGCCACCACGGTCAACGCAACCTGGATCGGCAACTACAGCTGGTTCCTCGGTTGCGCCTTGGGCCTGCTGACCTTCTGGTACTTCGAAAAGCGCTCCCCCATGATCAACCTGGAGCCGAACGGCGTCGAAGCGAACGACGGCGCCCTCGTCTAG
- a CDS encoding IclR family transcriptional regulator, producing the protein MAEKPSGGVQSVERVFELLELITDAGGDVTLSELSSSTDLPLPTIHRLLRTLVSLGYIRQLPNRRYALGPRLIRLGEGANKQLGALARPQLKSLVDRLGETSNMAVLDSDMVIYVAQVPSLHSMRMFTEVGRRAHTHDTGVGKAILAQLDDEVVRGIVARTGMPTPTAKSIGDIDSLLADLNRIRERGYSIDEEEQEIGVRCFAMAVPNAPTPTAISVSGPVSRVDQHFADRAVPLLREAALAISAELNQN; encoded by the coding sequence ATGGCTGAAAAGCCCTCGGGAGGCGTGCAGTCCGTCGAGCGCGTCTTCGAACTGCTGGAACTCATCACCGACGCCGGCGGAGACGTCACGTTGAGCGAACTGTCGTCGTCGACAGACCTGCCGCTCCCCACCATCCACCGCCTGCTGCGCACCTTGGTGTCCCTCGGCTACATCCGGCAACTGCCCAATCGTCGCTACGCGCTGGGTCCCCGGCTCATCCGGCTTGGCGAAGGCGCCAACAAGCAGCTCGGTGCCTTGGCCCGTCCCCAGCTGAAGTCCCTCGTGGACCGGCTCGGCGAAACGTCCAACATGGCCGTGCTGGATTCCGACATGGTCATCTACGTTGCCCAGGTTCCGTCGCTGCACTCCATGCGCATGTTCACCGAGGTGGGCCGCCGCGCCCATACGCACGACACCGGCGTCGGGAAGGCCATCCTGGCCCAGCTGGATGACGAGGTGGTCCGCGGGATCGTGGCCCGCACGGGCATGCCGACTCCTACGGCAAAGAGCATCGGGGACATCGACTCCCTGCTCGCCGATTTGAACCGGATCCGCGAACGCGGCTACTCGATCGACGAAGAAGAGCAGGAGATCGGCGTCCGTTGCTTCGCGATGGCAGTCCCCAACGCTCCGACGCCCACCGCCATTTCCGTTTCCGGACCCGTGTCCCGCGTGGACCAGCACTTCGCCGACCGCGCCGTACCGCTCCTGCGGGAAGCTGCCCTCGCGATCTCGGCCGAGCTGAACCAGAACTAA
- a CDS encoding NAD-dependent malic enzyme has protein sequence MANPSPGNSITLRVAAPSSFTATSELAAAVGAAGAAVTALDVTESHHDTLVVDVTCNTTDEDHANRVKDALNALDGVTVQHVSDRTFLMHLGGKLEVVPKVALRNRDDLSRAYTPGVARVCLAIAEDPAAARNLTVKRNTIAVLTDGSAVLGLGNIGPAAALPVMEGKAALFKQFANVDAWPVCLDTQDTEEIIMIAKAMAPVYGGINLEDIAAPRCFEIEKRLRDELDIPVFHDDQHGTAIVTLAALVNALRVVDKKLSEVKIVVSGVGAAGSAIIQLLKAQGAQHIVAAGRSGAIHSGEKYDDEHRSWIAANTNEAGFSGTLHEALDGADVFIGVSAPHVIGEEQVASMAEDAIVFAMANPTPEIDPVIASRHAAVVATGRSDFPNQINNVLAFPGFFRGLLDAGASDIIPEMLVAAAEAIANRVADDELNASYIIPSVFDPHVAADVAAAVANAANAANTRQQQTQAASAL, from the coding sequence ATGGCGAACCCGAGCCCCGGAAATTCGATCACCCTGCGCGTCGCCGCGCCGTCGAGCTTCACTGCCACGAGCGAGTTGGCAGCCGCCGTCGGCGCCGCCGGTGCAGCCGTCACCGCGCTGGATGTGACCGAGTCGCACCATGACACCCTGGTTGTCGACGTCACCTGCAACACCACGGACGAAGACCACGCCAACCGCGTCAAGGACGCCCTCAACGCGCTCGACGGCGTCACGGTCCAGCACGTCTCGGACCGCACCTTCCTCATGCACCTGGGCGGCAAGCTCGAGGTCGTCCCGAAGGTGGCCCTGCGCAATCGCGACGACCTTTCGCGCGCCTACACTCCCGGCGTCGCACGCGTCTGCCTCGCGATCGCCGAAGACCCGGCCGCTGCCCGTAACCTGACGGTCAAGCGCAACACGATCGCCGTCCTGACCGACGGTTCGGCCGTCCTTGGCCTGGGCAACATCGGCCCGGCCGCAGCCCTGCCTGTCATGGAAGGCAAAGCCGCGCTGTTCAAGCAGTTCGCCAACGTCGACGCCTGGCCGGTCTGCCTGGACACCCAGGACACCGAGGAAATCATCATGATCGCCAAGGCCATGGCTCCGGTCTACGGCGGCATCAACCTCGAGGACATCGCAGCCCCGCGCTGCTTCGAAATCGAGAAGCGGCTCCGCGACGAACTGGACATCCCCGTCTTCCATGACGACCAGCACGGAACGGCAATCGTCACGCTCGCAGCGCTCGTCAACGCGCTGCGCGTCGTTGACAAGAAGCTTTCCGAGGTCAAGATCGTGGTCTCCGGCGTCGGCGCTGCCGGCTCGGCGATCATCCAGCTCCTCAAGGCCCAGGGCGCGCAGCACATCGTCGCGGCCGGCCGCTCCGGCGCCATCCACTCGGGCGAAAAGTACGACGACGAGCACCGTTCCTGGATTGCCGCGAACACCAACGAGGCCGGCTTCTCCGGCACGCTGCACGAAGCCCTCGACGGTGCGGACGTGTTCATCGGCGTCAGCGCTCCGCACGTGATCGGCGAAGAGCAGGTCGCCTCGATGGCCGAGGACGCGATCGTGTTCGCCATGGCCAACCCCACCCCGGAAATCGATCCGGTGATCGCGTCCAGGCACGCAGCCGTCGTCGCCACCGGCCGGAGCGACTTCCCCAACCAGATCAACAACGTGCTGGCCTTCCCCGGCTTCTTCCGCGGATTGCTCGACGCCGGAGCGTCGGACATCATCCCGGAAATGCTGGTGGCCGCCGCGGAGGCTATCGCCAACCGGGTTGCAGATGATGAACTGAATGCGAGCTACATTATCCCCAGCGTCTTCGACCCCCACGTTGCCGCCGACGTCGCCGCAGCCGTTGCGAACGCGGCAAACGCAGCAAACACGCGGCAGCAGCAAACGCAGGCCGCTAGCGCTCTCTAG
- the aceB gene encoding malate synthase A codes for MALTVTDPRPIERAEEILTPKALAFVEELHRRFAGTRNELLAARVAKREEVARTGRLDFLPETQDIRDGDWKVAEAPQALQDRRVEMTGPASPAKMAINALNSGAKVWLADLEDASTPTWANVIDAILNLRDAAQGTLSYTSPEGKEYRLRTDAPLAVVVARPRGWHMDERHLLLDGEPTVGALVDFGLHFFHVAKQLLLNGQGPYYYLPKMESHLEARLWNDIFVFAQDYLGIPQGSVRATMLIETIPAAFEMDEFLYELRDHASGLNAGRWDYLFSIVKYFRDAGESFILPDRASVVMTAPFMRAYTELLVKTCHKRGAFAMGGMAAVIPNRREPEVTAQAFEKVRADKTREANDGFDGSWVAHPDLVSTCREVFDSVLGDKPNQLDKQRPEVSVTAEQLLDISSAGGHVTEAGLRLNLYVAVAYTAVWLSGSGAVAIHNLMEDAATAEISRSQVWQQIRNKSVLADTGNTVTRELVTRILGEETDRLRSEVDAESFEKFYEPASRLIADICLSEDYTDFLTTPAYELV; via the coding sequence ATGGCTCTCACAGTCACAGACCCCCGGCCGATCGAACGAGCCGAGGAGATCCTGACTCCCAAGGCGTTGGCCTTCGTGGAGGAACTGCACCGCCGTTTCGCGGGCACCCGCAATGAGCTCCTGGCAGCCCGTGTCGCCAAGCGTGAAGAAGTGGCCCGCACCGGCCGCCTCGACTTCCTGCCCGAAACGCAGGACATCCGCGACGGTGACTGGAAGGTCGCCGAAGCACCGCAGGCCCTGCAGGACCGCCGGGTCGAGATGACCGGCCCGGCGTCCCCCGCCAAGATGGCCATCAACGCCCTGAATTCCGGCGCCAAGGTATGGCTCGCCGACCTCGAGGACGCCAGCACCCCGACGTGGGCGAACGTCATCGACGCCATCCTCAACCTCCGCGACGCCGCCCAGGGCACCCTGAGCTACACCTCCCCGGAGGGCAAGGAATACCGGCTCCGCACGGACGCGCCGCTCGCCGTCGTCGTCGCCCGCCCCCGCGGCTGGCACATGGACGAACGGCACTTGCTGCTCGACGGCGAACCGACCGTTGGCGCGCTGGTGGACTTCGGCCTGCACTTCTTCCACGTGGCCAAGCAGCTCCTGCTCAACGGCCAGGGCCCGTACTACTACCTGCCCAAGATGGAAAGCCACCTCGAGGCCCGCCTGTGGAACGACATCTTCGTCTTCGCCCAGGACTACCTCGGGATCCCGCAGGGCAGCGTGCGTGCCACCATGCTGATCGAAACCATCCCGGCCGCATTCGAAATGGATGAGTTCCTCTACGAACTGCGGGACCACGCGTCCGGCCTGAACGCCGGCCGTTGGGACTACCTCTTCAGCATCGTCAAGTACTTCCGCGACGCCGGCGAGTCCTTCATCCTGCCGGACCGCGCGTCCGTGGTCATGACTGCTCCGTTCATGCGCGCCTACACCGAGCTGCTGGTCAAGACCTGCCACAAGCGCGGCGCCTTCGCCATGGGTGGCATGGCTGCCGTCATCCCGAACCGCCGCGAGCCCGAAGTCACGGCCCAGGCCTTCGAGAAGGTGCGCGCGGACAAGACCCGCGAAGCCAACGATGGTTTCGATGGTTCCTGGGTGGCGCACCCGGACCTCGTCTCCACCTGCCGCGAGGTGTTCGACTCGGTCCTGGGCGACAAGCCGAACCAACTGGACAAGCAGCGCCCGGAGGTCTCCGTGACCGCCGAACAGCTGCTGGACATCTCCTCCGCCGGCGGCCACGTGACCGAGGCCGGGCTCCGGCTGAATCTCTACGTCGCCGTCGCGTACACCGCAGTCTGGCTTTCCGGCAGCGGCGCCGTCGCGATCCACAACCTCATGGAAGACGCCGCCACCGCGGAAATCTCCCGTTCCCAGGTGTGGCAGCAGATCCGCAACAAGTCCGTCCTTGCCGACACAGGCAATACGGTCACCCGCGAACTGGTCACCCGGATCCTCGGCGAAGAGACCGACCGCCTGCGCAGCGAGGTTGACGCCGAGTCCTTCGAGAAGTTCTACGAGCCGGCCAGCCGCCTGATCGCGGACATCTGTCTGTCCGAGGATTACACGGACTTCCTCACCACTCCCGCCTACGAGCTGGTGTAG
- a CDS encoding DUF6986 family protein: MAASSFPASLTPSDFAAIDSQLAATDRLLERNYPGDDGTRQPVHTVYVPADRFTPSLSAEWGAQAITTAEAHGGLERLGALLGQEPELAAAVATRVAAKLRSEPIEDLRLDFEDGYGDRGDEAEDVAAVAAAQAVSEAVAAGSAPPFIGIRFKCFEAPTRTRGLKTLDLFVSTLASAGELPEGLLLTLPKVTTVAQVQAMDFAVSRLEEIHSLPAGRLRFEVQVETPQLILGPEGTSPVAQLPHAVPGRISALHYGTYDYSASLQISAEYQSMEHPVADFAKEVMQLAVAGTGIRLSDGSTNIIPVGDNVENAWKLHGRLVRRSLERGYYQGWDLHAAQLPSRFAATYAFYREGLPAAAARLRNYVDRTEGGVMDEPATARALAAFVLRGVQCGAVGSEEVLALAGVELSRLTALAHPRLAQSTSK, translated from the coding sequence ATGGCCGCATCCTCCTTCCCGGCTTCTTTGACTCCGTCGGATTTCGCCGCGATCGACTCCCAGCTGGCCGCTACCGACCGGCTCCTGGAGCGCAACTACCCCGGCGACGACGGCACCCGCCAGCCCGTGCACACGGTATACGTCCCGGCGGACCGTTTCACGCCGTCGCTCTCCGCGGAATGGGGCGCCCAGGCGATCACGACGGCGGAGGCCCACGGCGGTCTCGAAAGGCTCGGTGCGCTGCTGGGCCAGGAGCCCGAACTGGCTGCCGCCGTCGCCACCCGCGTGGCTGCCAAACTGCGTAGCGAGCCGATTGAGGACTTGCGCCTCGACTTCGAGGACGGCTACGGCGACCGGGGCGACGAAGCAGAAGACGTCGCGGCCGTAGCGGCTGCGCAGGCCGTCAGCGAAGCCGTTGCCGCGGGTTCCGCCCCGCCGTTCATCGGCATCCGGTTCAAGTGCTTCGAGGCGCCCACCCGGACACGTGGCCTGAAGACCCTGGACCTGTTCGTCTCCACTTTGGCCTCGGCCGGTGAGCTGCCCGAGGGACTCCTCCTGACCCTGCCGAAAGTCACCACAGTGGCCCAGGTACAGGCCATGGACTTCGCGGTCTCCCGGCTCGAAGAGATCCACTCCCTTCCGGCGGGCCGGCTCCGTTTTGAAGTCCAAGTGGAAACACCCCAGCTGATCCTCGGCCCGGAGGGGACCTCTCCCGTGGCCCAGCTTCCGCACGCAGTTCCGGGCCGCATCAGCGCACTGCACTACGGTACCTACGACTACTCCGCTTCGCTGCAGATCTCCGCGGAGTACCAGTCCATGGAGCACCCGGTGGCGGATTTCGCGAAGGAAGTCATGCAGTTGGCCGTTGCGGGCACGGGCATCCGGCTCTCCGACGGGTCCACCAACATCATCCCGGTGGGCGACAACGTGGAAAATGCGTGGAAGCTGCACGGCCGGCTGGTCCGCCGTTCCCTTGAACGCGGCTACTACCAGGGCTGGGACCTGCACGCTGCCCAGTTGCCGAGCCGGTTCGCGGCAACGTATGCCTTCTACCGCGAGGGCCTGCCTGCTGCCGCGGCCCGCCTCCGCAACTACGTGGACCGCACCGAAGGCGGCGTCATGGACGAACCCGCCACTGCCCGTGCCCTCGCCGCCTTCGTCCTGCGCGGCGTCCAGTGCGGAGCGGTGGGTTCCGAAGAAGTGCTGGCGCTTGCCGGCGTCGAACTCTCCCGGCTGACTGCACTGGCGCATCCCCGGCTGGCACAATCTACCTCCAAGTAA
- a CDS encoding bifunctional allantoicase/(S)-ureidoglycine aminohydrolase translates to MGKYYYPQGGLPPQTHLTTERAIVTEAYTVIPKGVMTDIVTSTLPGFSNTRSWILARPISGFATTFSQLIVEIGPGGGAPKAEFEAGVEGVVFVTKGKVNLTLDGELHELEEGGYAYLAAGSSWGLENVSDDIVSFQWIRKAYERLEGYEAKSFVTSDAEVEPTAMPDTDGAWKTTRFTDSSDLAHDMQVNIVTFQPGGVIPFPETHVMEHGLYVLEGKAMYLLNNDWVEVEAGDFMWLRAFCPQACYAGGPGQFRYLLYKDMNRQIKLT, encoded by the coding sequence ATGGGAAAGTACTACTACCCCCAGGGCGGGCTGCCGCCGCAGACCCACCTCACGACGGAACGGGCCATCGTCACTGAGGCCTACACCGTGATCCCCAAGGGTGTCATGACCGACATCGTGACCAGCACCCTGCCGGGTTTCTCCAACACCCGTTCCTGGATCCTGGCCCGCCCGATTTCCGGATTCGCCACCACGTTCTCCCAGTTGATCGTGGAGATTGGCCCGGGTGGCGGCGCTCCCAAGGCCGAGTTCGAGGCAGGCGTCGAAGGCGTCGTCTTCGTCACCAAGGGCAAGGTCAACCTGACCCTCGACGGCGAACTGCACGAGCTCGAGGAGGGCGGTTATGCCTACCTGGCCGCCGGTTCCTCTTGGGGCCTGGAAAACGTCTCCGATGACATCGTCTCCTTCCAATGGATCCGCAAGGCCTACGAACGGCTTGAGGGTTACGAGGCAAAGTCCTTCGTGACGAGTGATGCCGAGGTGGAACCCACCGCGATGCCTGACACCGACGGCGCTTGGAAGACCACCCGGTTCACGGATTCCAGCGACCTGGCCCACGATATGCAGGTTAACATTGTGACGTTCCAGCCAGGCGGGGTCATCCCGTTCCCGGAGACCCACGTCATGGAGCACGGCCTCTACGTCCTTGAGGGCAAAGCCATGTACCTGCTCAACAATGACTGGGTGGAAGTGGAAGCCGGCGACTTCATGTGGCTCCGCGCCTTCTGCCCGCAGGCCTGCTACGCCGGCGGTCCGGGCCAGTTCCGATACTTGCTGTACAAGGACATGAACCGGCAGATCAAACTGACCTAG
- a CDS encoding serine hydrolase domain-containing protein: MDFFAHEMLNRGAPAVVVQIKVRGREWSQAYGSQDVETGEPVAVNDRIQAGGITQSMVAVSVLKLVQEGKLGLEDPVTQYFPEFEQLVHPPGPVTVRSLLNHSSGLPDAPEAILKAMPPKQAIDTRFSIEDYLRMAGTVPWAHANFQLFRYSDANYFALAAIVQKLRGRPIGDVLKSDIFVPLGMSHTSLAAEPDRDARDMIQSYEFIDGERINASHPEYLVASPAEGAISTVGDINTFYAALMQGRLLTADTLRDMQTLWQENHGLGLQRWNDECRNGFYYGYGGSTWFASIALSTSDGSRQIAMSFAYPSDTDKHIESTDGSGQPEFAQLREVAIAALNGLC; this comes from the coding sequence GTGGACTTCTTCGCGCATGAAATGCTCAACCGGGGCGCGCCGGCCGTTGTCGTCCAGATCAAAGTCCGGGGCCGGGAATGGTCCCAGGCCTACGGGAGCCAAGACGTCGAGACCGGCGAACCGGTAGCCGTGAACGACCGGATCCAGGCTGGCGGCATCACGCAGTCGATGGTGGCGGTCTCGGTGCTCAAGCTGGTCCAGGAAGGAAAGCTGGGCCTAGAGGACCCCGTCACGCAGTACTTCCCGGAATTCGAGCAGCTCGTCCACCCGCCCGGCCCCGTCACAGTCCGCTCCCTGTTGAACCACAGCTCCGGCCTGCCCGACGCCCCGGAAGCCATCTTGAAGGCCATGCCGCCCAAGCAGGCCATCGACACGAGGTTCAGCATCGAGGACTACCTCCGGATGGCCGGGACCGTGCCGTGGGCGCACGCCAACTTCCAGCTGTTCCGCTACTCGGATGCCAACTACTTCGCTCTGGCCGCGATCGTACAAAAACTCCGCGGCCGGCCGATCGGGGATGTCCTGAAGTCAGATATCTTTGTGCCGCTCGGAATGAGCCACACCTCGCTGGCGGCCGAGCCGGACCGGGATGCCCGCGACATGATCCAGAGCTACGAATTCATCGACGGCGAGCGTATCAATGCCTCGCACCCGGAGTACCTCGTCGCTTCTCCCGCAGAGGGAGCCATCTCCACGGTGGGCGATATCAACACGTTCTATGCAGCGCTCATGCAAGGCAGGCTACTCACAGCGGATACCCTCCGCGACATGCAAACCCTGTGGCAGGAGAACCACGGACTCGGGTTGCAGCGTTGGAATGACGAATGCAGGAACGGCTTCTACTACGGTTACGGCGGCAGCACCTGGTTTGCGAGCATCGCACTGTCCACGAGCGACGGGAGCCGCCAGATAGCCATGAGCTTCGCTTATCCATCCGACACGGACAAACACATTGAGTCGACGGACGGCAGCGGCCAACCGGAATTCGCGCAACTCCGCGAGGTGGCCATCGCGGCGCTGAACGGGCTCTGCTGA